Proteins encoded within one genomic window of Siniperca chuatsi isolate FFG_IHB_CAS linkage group LG4, ASM2008510v1, whole genome shotgun sequence:
- the hapln3 gene encoding hyaluronan and proteoglycan link protein 3 isoform X2, whose protein sequence is MLSLLRPLLAACLCLLLPGGQGRIPGYNNGFHYQDISNGNGSGEIYFNGVRLHVESLQPAVSATRGSSVTLPCHYRYEPELAAPRRTRVKWSWLPANTISAPVSPAASAMETEVMVAMGNRHRSYGSFRGRVRLRRSAPGDMSLVINELQLNDTGRYRCEVIDGLEDESVTVELELRGVVFPYYSQKGRYHFNFFGAQQVCQDQDATLATFEQLFTAWEEGLDWCNAGWLADGTVQYPITVPRDGCGGVDLAPGLRSYGPRNRHLYRYDAFCFSASVKGTVYFLKHPTRLNFSEAVQACANDGSQIAKVGQLYAAWRLMGLDRCDAGWLADGSVRYPITKARANCGPPEPGVRSFGFPPPYLKFGVYCYR, encoded by the exons ATGCTCAGTCTACTGCGCCCCCTACTGGCCGCATGCTTGTGCCTGCTACTGCCCGGCGGCCAGGGCAGGATCCCCGGATACAACAATGGCTTTCACTACCAGGACATCAGCAACGGCAACGGAAGCGGAGAGA TCTATTTCAACGGGGTTCGTCTCCACGTGGAATCCCTGCAGCCTGCAGTGTCGGCCACCAGGGGGAGCAGTGTCACCCTTCCCTGTCACTACCGCTACGAGCCTGAGCTGGCTGCACCACGCAGGACCCGGGTCAAATGGTCCTGGCTGCCTGCCAACACCATCAGTGCACCTGTTTCCCCTGCAGCCTCAGCCATGGAAACGGAGGTTATGGTCGCCATGGGCAACCGTCACCGCAGCTACGGCAGCTTCCGGGGCCGCGTGCGCCTGCGACGCTCGGCACCAGGGGACATGTCTCTAGTAATCAATGAGCTGCAACTCAACGACACAGGCAGATACCGCTGTGAGGTGATTGACGGCCTGGAGGACGAGAGTGTGacggtggagctggagctgcgGG GCGTGGTGTTCCCCTACTACTCTCAGAAAGGACGTTACCATTTTAACTTCTTTGGGGCCCAACAAGTTTGCCAGGATCAGGATGCCACGCTGGCTACATTTGAGCAGCTCTTCACAGCGTGGGAGGAGGGGCTAGACTGGTGTAACGCTGGCTGGTTGGCTGATGGCACAGTGCAGTATCCAATCACAGTGCCCCGTGATGGCTGTGGGGGCGTGGACTTAGCTCCTGGTTTGCGCAGCTACGGACCACGGAATCGCCACCTCTACCGCTATGATGCTTTCTgcttctctgcctctgtcaaGG GGACTGTGTACTTCTTAAAGCACCCGACCAGGCTCAACTTCTCAGAAGCAGTCCAGGCTTGTGCCAATGATGGAAGTCAAATTGCCAAAGTGGGCCAGCTGTACGCCGCCTGGAGGCTGATGGGATTGGACCGCTGTGACGCCGGCTGGttggctgatgggagcgtccgTTATCCTATTACAAAGGCCCGGGCTAACTGCGGCCCACCAGAACCAGGGGTGCGTAGTTTTGGGTTCCCCCCTCCGTACCTGAAATTTGGCGTCTACTGTTATCGGTAG
- the hapln3 gene encoding hyaluronan and proteoglycan link protein 3 isoform X1 — protein sequence MLSLLRPLLAACLCLLLPGGQGRIPGYNNGFHYQDISNGNGSGEIYFNGVRLHVESLQPAVSATRGSSVTLPCHYRYEPELAAPRRTRVKWSWLPANTISAPVSPAASAMETEVMVAMGNRHRSYGSFRGRVRLRRSAPGDMSLVINELQLNDTGRYRCEVIDGLEDESVTVELELRGVVFPYYSQKGRYHFNFFGAQQVCQDQDATLATFEQLFTAWEEGLDWCNAGWLADGTVQYPITVPRDGCGGVDLAPGLRSYGPRNRHLYRYDAFCFSASVKGFSPALGTVYFLKHPTRLNFSEAVQACANDGSQIAKVGQLYAAWRLMGLDRCDAGWLADGSVRYPITKARANCGPPEPGVRSFGFPPPYLKFGVYCYR from the exons ATGCTCAGTCTACTGCGCCCCCTACTGGCCGCATGCTTGTGCCTGCTACTGCCCGGCGGCCAGGGCAGGATCCCCGGATACAACAATGGCTTTCACTACCAGGACATCAGCAACGGCAACGGAAGCGGAGAGA TCTATTTCAACGGGGTTCGTCTCCACGTGGAATCCCTGCAGCCTGCAGTGTCGGCCACCAGGGGGAGCAGTGTCACCCTTCCCTGTCACTACCGCTACGAGCCTGAGCTGGCTGCACCACGCAGGACCCGGGTCAAATGGTCCTGGCTGCCTGCCAACACCATCAGTGCACCTGTTTCCCCTGCAGCCTCAGCCATGGAAACGGAGGTTATGGTCGCCATGGGCAACCGTCACCGCAGCTACGGCAGCTTCCGGGGCCGCGTGCGCCTGCGACGCTCGGCACCAGGGGACATGTCTCTAGTAATCAATGAGCTGCAACTCAACGACACAGGCAGATACCGCTGTGAGGTGATTGACGGCCTGGAGGACGAGAGTGTGacggtggagctggagctgcgGG GCGTGGTGTTCCCCTACTACTCTCAGAAAGGACGTTACCATTTTAACTTCTTTGGGGCCCAACAAGTTTGCCAGGATCAGGATGCCACGCTGGCTACATTTGAGCAGCTCTTCACAGCGTGGGAGGAGGGGCTAGACTGGTGTAACGCTGGCTGGTTGGCTGATGGCACAGTGCAGTATCCAATCACAGTGCCCCGTGATGGCTGTGGGGGCGTGGACTTAGCTCCTGGTTTGCGCAGCTACGGACCACGGAATCGCCACCTCTACCGCTATGATGCTTTCTgcttctctgcctctgtcaaGG GATTCTCTCCTGCATTAGGGACTGTGTACTTCTTAAAGCACCCGACCAGGCTCAACTTCTCAGAAGCAGTCCAGGCTTGTGCCAATGATGGAAGTCAAATTGCCAAAGTGGGCCAGCTGTACGCCGCCTGGAGGCTGATGGGATTGGACCGCTGTGACGCCGGCTGGttggctgatgggagcgtccgTTATCCTATTACAAAGGCCCGGGCTAACTGCGGCCCACCAGAACCAGGGGTGCGTAGTTTTGGGTTCCCCCCTCCGTACCTGAAATTTGGCGTCTACTGTTATCGGTAG
- the acanb gene encoding LOW QUALITY PROTEIN: aggrecan core protein (The sequence of the model RefSeq protein was modified relative to this genomic sequence to represent the inferred CDS: deleted 1 base in 1 codon), which produces MTPLLLLCVSLPLVSATILFKDHDALDGTLRVSIPIEMPLRPLLGSKVVVPCYFQDNTVSDPGAPTVPPLSHRIKWTYVTKEKVTTILVASEGKVNVETEYLDRVTMINYPLVPTDATLEITELRSKDSGTYRCEVMHGIEDNYDSVDIQVQGIVFHYRAISTRYTLTFEKAKAACIQNSATIATPAQLQAAYDDGYHQCDAGWLSDQTVRYPIQEPRERCYGDKETFPGVRTYGVRDVNETYDVYCFAEKMSGRVFYSMSVEKFTFYEAGDQCAKLGARLASTGELYLAWQAGMDVCNAGWLADRSVRYPINIARPQCGGGLLGVRTVYLFPNQTGYPYPDSRYDAICFQAGEDEGAVPVRTTPFPDIIRITPAPGLYPGLTPPPGGEEINRGEVDTLLPLPVPPSVTDTYTKVTPGEREPGLDLTDINAAMAPTGVVFHYRPITGRYTLTFLEAQQACQSIGAVIASPQQLQAAFEKGLHQCDAGWLRDQTVRYPIVSPRDNCAGNMPHLPGVRSYGLRPASERYDVFCYVERLRGEVFFTSDYDSFSYEEAVQHCQKLNTTLATTGQLYAAWNQGLDKCRPGWLMDRSVRYPITTPRSHCGGGQVGVHIIYAYPNQTGFPDEHSRYDAYCFKAEIPVVHVETETSVNLTTVTVDVINKTTVTIDHFAPTVETTVQYNETESGLNITEIEEFINKTTITTHQVAPPVIAILPPVPVDVSGSGSADHSASGEISGESGTSSTSGDASGSGQNIIFSGHTDVFSGDQSASGAPQEAEGESAVIVTSGELGSASGSGEGLDRQHSGFSVSGSGFISGSGDISGSGDISGSGDISGSGDISGSDKDLMIIMVDGKMVEVSKTHQKPTEQELGQGVIETSGAFLESSTSGSGVMSGSGSGEFSGISFVDHSAVDLTVQPSGEQEVSGYRPFGSGFHSGFPSGFPSGVSGSGSASGDSFKHRGDVIYLTDIDMMEVTVPPLVRHPEQGRGVVEVSGEGSGSGIRHEFSGTLDQSLHFSGSGATHEKTAEKLSVTLPTGSQITYTEYVTSLGQSAYTSPTTAPSVSFVTPAVVEQPEIVKDPCYPNPCSSGSCSVQGELAVCQCPSGFTGEDCSTPVQGCAEGWLEFMGSCYLHFAERDTWSEAEQRCQELNAHLVSIGSQEEQQFVNSNGQDYQWIGLNDKDVQNEFRWTDRSPLTFENWRPNQPDNYFNSGEDCVVMIWHEGGQWNDVPCNYHLPFTCKTGPVMCGAPPEVEHGRPMGSSRERYPVNSIVRYQCDAGYTQRHLPVIRCMPDGQWEEPQVECTEAGANSNRLHKRSFWRRSKGVSSKQEQRKLL; this is translated from the exons ATGACCCCCCtgcttctgctgtgtgtgtccttgcCCCTCGTTTCGGCAACAATATTGTTTAAAGACCATGACG CCTTGGATGGCACATTGCGTGTCAGCATCCCTATAGAGATGCCTCTCCGTCCTCTGCTGGGCAGCAAAGTAGTGGTACCATGCTACTTCCAGGACAACACAGTCAGTGACCCTGGAGCCCCGACCGTCCCTCCGCTGTCTCACCGCATCAAGTGGACCTACGTCACCAAGGAGAAAGTCACCACGATCCTGGTGGCTTCAGAGGGAAAAGTTAATGTGGAAACAGAGTATTTGGACAGAGTGACGATGATCAACTACCCGCTGGTGCCCACTGATGCCACCCTGGAGATAACAGAGCTGAGATCCAAAGATTCTGGCACCTACCGCTGCGAGGTGATGCACGGCATCGAGGACAACTATGACTCCGTGGACATCCAGGTTCAGG GTATTGTGTTCCACTACCGAGCCATCTCCACCCGCTACACCCTGACGTTTGAGAAGGCTAAGGCAGCCTGTATCCAGAACAGTGCCACCATTGCCACTCCAGCCCAGCTCCAGGCTGCTTACGATGATGGATACCACCAATGTGATGCTGGATGGCTCTCTGATCAGACTGTTAG GTACCCCATCCAGGAGCCTCGAGAGCGTTGCTATGGAGACAAGGAGACCTTCCCTGGCGTGAGAACCTATGGTGTGAGGGATGTCAACGAGACCTACGACGTGTACTGTTTTGCTGAGAAGATGTCAG gCAGAGTCTTCTACTCCATGTCTGTAGAGAAGTTCACCTTCTATGAAGCAGGAGATCAATGTGCCAAACTCGGGGCCCGGCTCGCCTCCACCGGAGAGCTTTACCTGGCCTGGCAGGCTGGCATGGATGTGTGTAACGCTGGCTGGCTGGCGGACAGGAGTGTACGCTATCCCATCAACATCGCCAGGCCTCAATGTGGCGGGGGACTCCTGGGCGTGAGAACCGTCTACCTGTTCCCCAACCAGACAGGATACCCCTATCCAGACTCTCGCTACGATGCTATCTGCTTCCAGG CTGGTGAGGATGAAGGTGCCGTGCCTGTGAGGACCACCCCTTTCCCTGACATCATCCGCATAACACCCGCCCCTGGGTTGTACCCAGGCCTCACCCCCCCACCAGGGGGTGAGGAGATCAACCGTGGAGAAGTCGACACCCTCCTCCCACTGCCTGTCCCACCCAGTGTGACAGACACATACACTAAAGTGACTCCTGGGGAACGCGAGCCTGGACTCGATCTGACAGACATAAATGCTGCCATGGCTCCCACAG GTGTGGTGTTCCACTACCGACCCATCACTGGTCGGTACACTCTGACCTTCCTGGAGGCTCAGCAGGCCTGCCAGAGTATTGGGGCGGTCATTGCCAGCCCCCAGCAGCTGCAGGCAGCCTTCGAGAAAGGTCTGCACCAATGTGACGCTGGCTGGCTCCGTGACCAGACTGTCAG GTATCCCATCGTGTCACCCAGAGATAACTGTGCTGGAAATATGCCACACCTCCCAGGAGTCAGATCCTACGGCCTGAGGCCAGCTAGCGAACGATACGATGTATTTTGTTATGTGGAACGTCTGCGAG GTGAGGTCTTCTTCACCAGTGATTATGACAGCTTCTCCTATGAAGAGGCCGTGCAGCACTGTCAGAAACTCAACACCACCCTGGCCACCACTGGGCAGCTGTATGCTGCCTGGAACCAAGGGCTCGACAAGTGCCGTCCAGGCTGGTTGATGGACCGCAGTGTCCGCTACCCCATCACAACCCCCAGGTCCCACTGTGGAGGTGGTCAGGTTGGGGTCCACATCATCTACGCCTACCCCAACCAGACAGGATTTCCTGATGAGCACTCACGCTACGACGCCTACTGTTTTAAAG CTGAAATTCCTGTTGTTCATGTTGAAACTGAAACCAGTGTGAATCTGACGACAGTGACGGTGGATGTtatcaacaaaacaacagtcaCAATTGATCACTTTGCTCCCACAG ttgaAACTACTGTACAATACAACGAAACTGAAAGCGGTCTAAATATTACTGAAATAGAGGAGTTTATCAACAAGACAACCATCACAACTCACCAAGTTGCACCTCCTG TGATAGCCATTTTACCTCCAGTCCCGGTTGATGTATCCGGCTCTGGTTCAGCTGATCATTCAGCCAGCGGGGAGATCTCAGGGGAGTCCGGCACCTCCAGTACCAGTGGAGACGCCTCTGGTTCAGGACAGAACATCATCTTCAGCGGACACACTGACGTCTTCTCCGGAGATCAGTCTGCCTCTGGAGCTCCGCAGGAGGCAGAAGGGGAAAGTGCTGTCATTGTCACATCTGGAGAACTTGGTAGTGCATCTGGATCTGGGGAGGGGCTTGACAGACAACACTCTGGCTTCAGTGTATCGGGATCAGGTTTTATCAGTGGAAGTGGGGACATCAGTGGAAGTGGGGACATCAGTGGAAGTGGGGACATCAGTGGAAGTGGGGACATCAGTGGTAGCGACAAAGACTTGATGATCATCATGGTGGATGGGAAGATGGTGGAGGTGTCGAAAACTCACCAAAAACCCACTGAGCAGGAGTTAGGCCAGGGAGTTATTGAAACCAGTGGAGCTTTCTTGGAATCAAGTACGTCCGGATCGGGAGTTATGTCCGGGTCAGGCTCCGGTGAATTTTCTGGCATCTCATTTGTCGACCACAGTGCCGTTGACCTAACAGTCCAGCCGTCTGGTGAGCAGGAGGTGTCTGGATATCGCCCCTTTGGATCAGGGTTCCACAGTGGCTTTCCAAGTGGTTTTCCATCTGGTGTCTCAGGCAGCGGCTCTGCCTCTGGGGACTCCTTCAAGCATCGTGGTGATGTCATCTACCTAACAGACATTGACATGATGGAAGTGACTGTACCGCCACTGGTACGCCACCCTGAA CAGGGCCGGGGAGTGGTGGAGGTAAGCGGGGAAGGAAGTGGGTCAGGGATCCGTCATGAATTCAGTGGCACTTTGGACCAAAGCTTGCATTTCTCAGGAAGTGGAGCCACTCATGAAAAAACTGCTGAGAAGCTTTCTGTCACCCTACCGACTGGATCTCAGATTACTTACACTGAGTACGTTACCAGTCTTGGCCAATCAGCCTACACCAGCCCGACCACAGCACCGTCAGTGTCATTTGTAACCCCTGCTGTTGTGGAGCAGCCTGAAATAGTGAAAG ACCCCTGCTATCCAAACCCCTGCAGTTCAGGATCCTGCTCTGTGCAGGGAGAGCTCGCTGTGTGTCAGTGTCCTAGTGGTTTCACTGGTGAAGACTGCTCGACAC ctgtgcaGGGCTGTGCCGAAGGTTGGTTGGAGTTCATGGGCAGCTGTTATCTCCACTTTGCGGAGAGAGACACCTGGTCTGAGGCTGAGCAACGCTGTCAAGAGCTTAACGCCCACCTGGTCAGCATCGGTTCccaggaggagcagcagtttGTCAACT CCAATGGTCAGGACTACCAGTGGATTGGACTTAATGACAAAGATGTGCAGAATGAGTTCCGCTGGACAGACCGCAGTCCTCTG ACCTTTGAGAACTGGAGGCCCAACCAGCCAGATAACTACTTCAACTCTGGGGAGGATTGTGTGGTGATGATCTGGCACGAGGGCGGACAGTGGAATGACGTGCCCTGCAACTACCACCTTCCCTTCACCTGCAAGACTGGACCTG TCATGTGCGGAGCTCCCCCTGAGGTGGAACACGGCCGGCCGATGGGCAGCAGCAGAGAGCGCTACCCCGTCAACTCTATAGTCCGCTACCAGTGTGACGCAGGATACACACAGCGCCACCTGCCTGTCATACGCTGTATGCCAGACGGACAGTGGGAGGAGCCACAAGTGGAATGTACAGAAG CCGGCGCCAACAGTAACAGGCTACATAAAAGATCTTTCTGGAGAAGAAGTAAAGGGGTCAGCAGCAAACAGGAACAGAGGAAGCTGCTCTGA